In Halanaeroarchaeum sp. HSR-CO, one DNA window encodes the following:
- a CDS encoding BGTF surface domain-containing protein, giving the protein MTDTNEKFRALFLAALMVVSVFGATAAFAGSAAAAPADDFTVVNEGDNTLNVTDITENDANDVAVVISADDSWDSGEDKFQNTTTAYTPGAISFDMSGEDVGEYTAYLFSNETDSADLPDLEDADATQTVHVADYHDNGQATGETEYDALDGERFWQGQEFIVGDLDPAATIDVMRVDETNDSGAVTSQSLEREEPVRDDGTITVDTENLETGDYYLSGDGYDDSNSLFSVAAQDFAAELDDGEVLLDDSEEIEYSSKRGTWDMYVTSSGLDVEQLEDLYSDVGSDVVEESDDDYDVKVTNVQADTYDLTPTTDVVDTGDYTLEHEVVDTGVTESVDLSVTESEGAADFAQSSVDVAQGDVAELTIELEDSDFATVRIGDESDDGYQLNFTVEDDGDDEVTVYWNSYQAADDNLDDALWVNTEDEDDEITHIDEDGHVTPGSILDTGSYEIATVNGEEQYENVVDSPDNIGTLYLEERSTDAVTTWVASSENADVDDVEELTAAVEDGAVTETNTVAMGELLGGSAGDTLITQVSATGLDGMMRTAEGDHDGVIGTAFESQLTTYDDNSSSDAFGNVNSTTGYSLWMEEANPGANQDAITADLNETAIEEVFYDGEGNYYVVVNTQSLYETQDEIEDDDEFEVSFDVKDEFLLDYDQDDWDDDDVDNYESATTDVTFQEPEIEYDVEDVDGDDYVTVEAADGAAISGTTNIAPGSEIDVRATGEDDARFVKQQNDIVVQEDGTFSAEFDFSDRAVDEEFTARATGATLNALEQSDQEADGIIVEAVEETTTTAEPTEEPTEEPTEEPTEEPTEEPTEEPTEEPTEEPTEEPTQTPGFGIAAAMLALIGAALVALRRRS; this is encoded by the coding sequence ATGACAGACACAAACGAAAAATTCCGCGCCCTCTTCCTCGCGGCGCTGATGGTCGTCTCCGTCTTCGGAGCGACTGCAGCGTTCGCAGGAAGTGCGGCTGCGGCGCCTGCTGATGACTTCACGGTCGTCAATGAAGGCGATAATACGCTTAATGTAACGGATATTACAGAAAACGACGCCAATGATGTCGCAGTTGTCATCTCAGCTGATGACTCCTGGGACTCTGGTGAAGACAAATTCCAAAATACCACGACTGCATACACGCCCGGAGCAATATCGTTCGATATGTCCGGGGAAGATGTCGGGGAATATACAGCCTATCTATTCAGTAACGAAACTGACTCGGCTGACCTCCCCGACTTGGAAGATGCAGACGCCACTCAGACAGTCCACGTCGCTGACTACCACGACAATGGTCAGGCGACTGGTGAAACTGAGTACGATGCTCTAGACGGCGAGCGCTTCTGGCAGGGTCAGGAGTTCATCGTCGGTGATCTGGACCCGGCAGCCACTATCGACGTAATGCGCGTCGATGAAACCAATGATTCTGGCGCGGTTACTTCCCAGAGCCTCGAACGGGAGGAGCCAGTCAGGGACGATGGTACGATCACCGTCGATACCGAAAATCTGGAGACCGGCGACTACTACCTGAGCGGGGACGGCTACGATGATTCGAATTCGCTTTTCTCCGTCGCGGCTCAGGACTTCGCCGCAGAACTCGATGACGGTGAAGTTCTCCTAGACGACTCCGAAGAGATCGAATACTCCTCGAAGCGCGGCACATGGGACATGTATGTTACGTCCAGTGGCCTTGATGTCGAGCAGCTTGAGGATCTTTACTCGGACGTTGGCAGTGACGTTGTAGAGGAAAGCGATGATGACTACGACGTGAAAGTCACGAATGTCCAGGCGGATACTTACGACCTGACGCCTACCACGGATGTCGTGGACACTGGTGACTACACGCTCGAGCACGAAGTCGTTGACACTGGTGTGACTGAGTCGGTCGACCTCTCGGTCACTGAATCCGAAGGAGCGGCTGACTTTGCCCAGTCCTCCGTTGACGTCGCACAGGGCGATGTCGCTGAGCTGACGATCGAACTTGAAGATTCAGACTTCGCCACCGTGCGTATCGGTGACGAATCTGATGATGGTTACCAGCTCAACTTCACCGTCGAAGATGATGGCGACGATGAAGTGACGGTGTACTGGAATTCCTACCAGGCAGCTGATGATAATCTTGATGATGCCCTGTGGGTGAACACCGAGGATGAGGACGACGAGATCACCCATATTGATGAGGACGGTCACGTTACTCCTGGATCGATCCTCGACACCGGTAGCTACGAAATTGCTACCGTTAACGGTGAGGAGCAATATGAAAATGTGGTCGACTCCCCTGACAACATCGGCACGCTATACCTCGAAGAGCGATCCACTGATGCAGTGACTACGTGGGTTGCCTCGTCGGAGAACGCCGATGTCGATGATGTCGAAGAATTGACTGCGGCAGTCGAAGACGGCGCTGTAACTGAAACGAATACTGTCGCGATGGGTGAGCTCCTTGGGGGTTCAGCCGGTGACACGCTCATTACCCAGGTCAGTGCGACTGGCCTCGATGGTATGATGCGGACTGCAGAAGGTGACCACGATGGCGTTATCGGCACCGCCTTCGAGTCCCAGCTCACGACGTATGACGACAACAGCTCGAGTGACGCCTTCGGCAATGTGAATAGCACAACTGGATACAGTCTCTGGATGGAAGAGGCCAACCCTGGGGCGAACCAAGACGCGATAACGGCTGACCTCAACGAAACCGCGATTGAAGAGGTCTTCTACGACGGTGAAGGCAACTATTACGTGGTTGTTAACACCCAGAGTCTCTACGAAACCCAGGACGAAATCGAAGATGACGACGAGTTCGAAGTCTCCTTCGACGTGAAGGATGAATTCCTGCTCGATTACGATCAGGATGACTGGGACGATGACGACGTGGACAATTACGAATCTGCCACGACGGACGTTACCTTCCAGGAGCCTGAAATCGAATACGATGTTGAGGACGTCGACGGTGACGACTACGTGACCGTTGAGGCCGCGGATGGCGCAGCCATCTCCGGCACGACTAACATCGCGCCTGGTAGCGAGATCGATGTTCGCGCCACCGGTGAAGACGACGCGCGCTTCGTGAAACAGCAGAACGACATCGTCGTGCAGGAAGACGGCACGTTTAGTGCCGAGTTCGACTTCAGCGACCGGGCGGTCGACGAGGAATTCACTGCTCGCGCGACTGGCGCAACGCTGAACGCACTCGAACAGAGTGACCAGGAAGCGGACGGCATAATCGTGGAGGCGGTCGAGGAGACCACCACGACGGCAGAGCCGACCGAGGAGCCGACTGAAGAGCCGACTGAGGAACCCACGGAGGAGCCTACTGAGGAACCGACCGAGGAACCCACAGAGGAGCCAACCGAGGAACCGACTGAGGAGCCCACGCAGACGCCCGGCTTCGGCATCGCAGCCGCGATGCTCGCGCTGATCGGTGCTGCCCTCGTCGCGCTCCGCCGTCGCTCCTAA
- a CDS encoding malate dehydrogenase, protein MEVAIIGSGTIGSTAAYTLALERPALDITLVDVDEDLAEGHAIDTRHGRLLASLPQFGNAGSTGSITHAGPEPSAIESADVAVVAASVERPPESVQQNGRSAFLEGNLEIAREVGELLAERDPLPVVVVSNPMDRITHRVWEATGWDRHRILGYSLCETARAADKLSERLDVPAAAIYCPVGGEHGEHVVPMFSQCTVDGDPVDLSEADEAAVLQYVREIAYDVIELRGPEDSTRWLTGQGITRLVGAILDGGVDGRPITVSVPLDGEYGIEGATLSVPVEIDRSGVSRILEWDLSADELEGLHAAADAIRADI, encoded by the coding sequence ATGGAAGTCGCCATCATCGGCAGCGGCACCATCGGATCGACCGCTGCCTACACCCTCGCGTTGGAACGGCCAGCCCTCGATATCACGCTCGTCGACGTCGACGAGGACCTGGCCGAGGGACACGCCATCGACACCCGGCACGGACGCTTGCTCGCGTCCCTCCCACAGTTCGGCAACGCTGGCAGCACGGGCTCGATCACCCACGCCGGCCCCGAGCCGAGCGCCATCGAGAGCGCGGACGTGGCCGTCGTCGCCGCCAGCGTCGAACGCCCCCCGGAGTCGGTCCAGCAGAACGGCCGCTCGGCGTTCCTGGAGGGAAACCTCGAAATCGCCCGGGAAGTCGGCGAACTGCTCGCCGAACGCGACCCGTTACCGGTCGTGGTCGTCAGCAATCCGATGGATCGGATCACCCACCGGGTCTGGGAGGCCACGGGCTGGGACCGCCATCGGATCCTGGGGTATTCGCTGTGCGAAACCGCCCGCGCGGCGGATAAACTCTCGGAGCGCCTCGACGTTCCCGCTGCGGCTATCTACTGTCCGGTCGGCGGCGAGCACGGCGAACACGTCGTCCCGATGTTCTCACAGTGTACCGTCGACGGCGACCCGGTCGATCTCTCCGAGGCGGACGAGGCGGCGGTCCTGCAGTACGTTCGCGAGATCGCGTACGACGTCATCGAACTCCGGGGCCCCGAGGATTCCACCCGCTGGCTAACCGGCCAGGGGATCACGCGGCTCGTCGGCGCGATCCTCGACGGCGGCGTCGACGGGCGGCCGATCACGGTCTCCGTCCCGCTCGACGGTGAATACGGCATCGAGGGCGCCACGTTGAGCGTACCGGTCGAGATCGACCGATCCGGCGTCAGCCGCATACTCGAGTGGGACCTGTCCGCCGACGAACTCGAAGGGCTCCACGCCGCGGCCGACGCCATTCGGGCGGACATCTAA
- a CDS encoding pro-sigmaK processing inhibitor BofA family protein: MVTPPELAVLGVILVALLVAYTLVKAVKPFIVNAVLGLVVILLAGFFGFGVNITWVVVLVVAIGGIPGALLVIILAQVGLVFDPALLAPLL, encoded by the coding sequence ATGGTCACCCCACCAGAACTGGCCGTCCTGGGTGTCATCCTCGTCGCCCTTCTCGTCGCCTACACCCTGGTCAAAGCCGTCAAACCGTTCATCGTCAACGCGGTCCTCGGCCTGGTCGTCATCCTCCTCGCCGGATTCTTCGGGTTCGGCGTCAACATCACCTGGGTCGTCGTGCTGGTCGTCGCCATCGGCGGCATCCCGGGCGCGCTGCTCGTAATCATCCTCGCACAGGTGGGACTGGTCTTCGACCCGGCGCTCCTCGCCCCGCTGCTCTAA
- a CDS encoding DEAD/DEAH box helicase: MSQQLQRVDTLFVHGLGDEFLVVPMRDGDRLFRARVELSETSAGPRPAKFRIQDGSSEDPRQPDEFVEIARRAGRIRISQQTPKRARGEFQAMLEGYQLDAKVVRTCRLCANRGRYSPITGETAIKSDHEHICQDCAIRELERELSFTGQLTGAAQERLEELLLEVQDLDRITNLLEGNLDADLTKFDEISATTDEVDPVPVSDLDLHPGVQSLLEDRFDTLLPVQSLAVENGLVDGDDQLVVSATATGKTLIGEIAGLHRHLSGKGKMLFLVPLVALANQKHEDFEAEYGHLADVTIRVGASRLRDDGGRFDPDADVIVGTYEGIDHALRTGRDLGDIGTVVIDEVHTLQDEDRGHRLDGLISRLQYYTEQRADRQQEYGGAQWIYLSATVGNPRHLAEHLQANLVEFEERPVPIERHVTFADEAEKARIENKLVRREFDRTSSKGYRGQTIIFTNSRRRCHEISRKLDYPSAAYHAGLDYGNRKQVERQFADQDLAAVVTTAALAAGVDFPASQVVFDTLAMGIEWLSVQEFEQMLGRAGRPDYHDRGKVYLLIEPDASYHGSMDATEDEVAFMLLKGEMENVVAHYDEAQAVEETLANVTVGGSAVKTLNDRMLGDIPTKQALGRLIEYEFIDGLSPTPRGRAVTRHFLDPESAFTIIEAVHRGDDPFDVVADVELLDERD; the protein is encoded by the coding sequence GTGTCACAGCAGCTCCAGCGGGTGGATACGCTCTTCGTCCACGGTCTCGGAGACGAATTTCTCGTCGTCCCGATGCGCGATGGCGACCGGCTCTTCCGTGCCCGCGTGGAACTGTCCGAAACGAGTGCCGGTCCACGACCGGCGAAATTCCGCATCCAGGACGGCAGTAGCGAAGACCCCCGCCAGCCAGACGAATTCGTCGAGATCGCCCGGCGAGCGGGCAGGATCCGCATCTCCCAGCAGACGCCCAAACGGGCCCGTGGGGAGTTCCAGGCGATGCTCGAGGGCTATCAACTCGACGCGAAGGTCGTTCGGACCTGCCGGCTCTGTGCGAACCGGGGTCGGTACTCACCCATCACCGGGGAGACGGCGATCAAAAGCGATCACGAGCACATCTGCCAGGACTGTGCGATCCGCGAACTCGAGCGCGAACTCTCCTTTACGGGACAGCTCACCGGCGCGGCCCAGGAACGCCTCGAGGAACTCCTCCTCGAGGTCCAGGACCTCGACCGCATCACGAACCTCCTCGAGGGAAACCTCGACGCCGACCTCACGAAGTTCGACGAAATATCGGCCACGACCGACGAGGTCGACCCGGTCCCGGTGAGCGACCTCGACCTCCACCCTGGCGTCCAGTCGCTGCTCGAGGACCGCTTCGATACCCTCCTCCCCGTCCAGAGTCTCGCGGTCGAGAACGGCCTCGTCGACGGCGACGACCAGCTGGTCGTGAGCGCGACGGCGACCGGCAAGACGCTCATCGGCGAGATAGCGGGCCTCCACCGCCACCTCTCGGGGAAGGGCAAGATGCTCTTTCTCGTCCCGCTGGTCGCGCTCGCCAACCAGAAACACGAGGACTTCGAGGCCGAATACGGCCACCTCGCCGACGTCACCATCCGGGTCGGAGCGAGTCGTCTCCGCGACGATGGCGGTCGCTTCGACCCCGACGCCGACGTCATCGTCGGTACCTACGAGGGCATCGATCACGCCCTCCGGACCGGCCGTGACCTCGGCGACATCGGCACGGTCGTCATCGACGAAGTCCACACCCTCCAGGACGAGGACCGCGGCCACCGTCTCGACGGCCTCATCTCCCGGCTTCAGTACTACACCGAACAGCGCGCCGACCGCCAGCAGGAATACGGGGGCGCCCAGTGGATCTACCTCTCCGCGACGGTCGGTAACCCCCGACACCTGGCCGAGCACCTCCAGGCGAACCTCGTCGAGTTCGAGGAGCGACCGGTCCCCATCGAGCGACACGTGACCTTCGCCGACGAGGCCGAGAAGGCGCGCATCGAGAACAAACTCGTCCGCAGGGAGTTCGACCGGACATCGTCGAAAGGGTACCGCGGTCAGACCATCATCTTCACCAACTCGCGTCGGCGCTGTCACGAGATCAGTCGCAAACTCGACTATCCCTCCGCCGCCTACCACGCCGGCCTCGACTACGGCAACCGAAAGCAGGTCGAACGGCAGTTCGCAGACCAGGACCTCGCGGCGGTCGTGACGACCGCTGCCCTCGCCGCTGGCGTCGACTTCCCCGCCTCCCAGGTCGTCTTCGACACGCTCGCGATGGGGATCGAGTGGCTCTCCGTCCAGGAGTTCGAGCAGATGCTCGGTCGGGCCGGCCGCCCCGATTATCACGACCGCGGGAAGGTCTACCTGCTGATCGAACCCGACGCGAGTTACCACGGGAGCATGGACGCGACAGAGGACGAGGTCGCGTTCATGCTGCTCAAAGGCGAGATGGAGAACGTCGTCGCCCACTACGACGAAGCGCAGGCGGTCGAGGAAACCCTGGCCAACGTCACGGTCGGCGGATCCGCCGTCAAGACGCTCAACGACCGGATGCTCGGCGACATCCCGACGAAGCAAGCGCTCGGTCGGTTGATCGAATACGAGTTCATCGACGGGCTGTCACCGACGCCAAGAGGGCGTGCGGTGACGCGGCACTTCCTCGATCCGGAGTCGGCGTTCACCATCATCGAAGCGGTGCACCGCGGCGACGACCCCTTCGACGTCGTCGCCGACGTCGAACTTCTCGACGAGCGGGATTAG
- a CDS encoding cupin domain-containing protein — translation MSAPEPLLRRGEDVAYEEQDAADGMYKGVLIGPDDAPNYAMRRFRLDPGTEVPRHTNRVEHEQYVISGPYVVGIEDEEHVVETGDSLFVPGGTVHWYRNEGDEPVSFICVVPNEDDEIEMVE, via the coding sequence ATGTCAGCCCCCGAACCGCTGCTCCGACGAGGCGAGGACGTGGCGTACGAAGAACAGGACGCTGCCGATGGGATGTACAAGGGTGTCCTGATCGGCCCGGATGACGCACCGAACTACGCGATGCGCCGCTTCCGGCTCGATCCCGGTACCGAAGTCCCCAGACACACGAACCGGGTCGAACACGAGCAGTACGTCATCTCCGGGCCCTACGTCGTGGGTATCGAGGACGAAGAGCACGTCGTCGAGACTGGCGATTCGCTGTTCGTCCCCGGGGGGACCGTCCATTGGTATCGCAACGAGGGCGACGAACCGGTCTCGTTCATCTGTGTGGTCCCGAACGAGGACGACGAAATCGAGATGGTCGAGTAG
- a CDS encoding site-2 protease family protein, which translates to MRSFRIGSAFGIPIKLDITFLLILPVFAWIIGSQVGQWADILNGIWSLGLDGAALTVGTLPWILGAIAAIGLFVGVVLHELGHSLVAIRYGYPIDSITLWILGGIAQLSEQPEDWRHELLIAIAGPAVSVLLGILSFAFVFVVPAGIDTVRFLLGYLALVNLTLAVFNLLPGFPMDGGRVLRALLARNRPFARATQLAAEVGKAVAILMGLVGLFGGNLILIAIAFFIYIGASGESRRTVMNAAFQGVTVSEVMTAAADLDTVFADQSVAELVEEMFRHRHTGFPVERDDRIVGMVTLDDARQITPVERDAYRVEDVMSTELYTIPRYSNAMDALDTMQSNGVGRLLVVDENGAVVGLISRTDVMTAFNVITSSGNSLARPSVDEDAGGQSL; encoded by the coding sequence ATGCGAAGTTTCCGGATCGGGAGCGCGTTCGGCATCCCCATCAAACTCGATATTACATTTCTGCTGATCCTCCCCGTCTTCGCCTGGATCATCGGTTCGCAGGTCGGGCAGTGGGCGGACATTCTCAACGGCATCTGGAGCCTTGGCCTGGACGGGGCCGCGCTGACCGTCGGGACGCTCCCCTGGATTCTGGGTGCCATCGCCGCCATCGGCCTCTTCGTCGGGGTGGTCCTCCACGAACTCGGCCACTCGCTGGTGGCCATCCGGTACGGCTATCCCATCGATTCGATCACCCTCTGGATCCTGGGCGGCATCGCCCAGCTCTCCGAGCAGCCGGAGGACTGGCGCCACGAGTTGCTCATCGCTATCGCCGGCCCGGCGGTGAGCGTTCTGCTGGGCATTCTATCCTTCGCCTTCGTCTTCGTGGTCCCGGCCGGGATCGACACCGTTCGGTTCCTGCTCGGCTACCTCGCTCTCGTCAACCTGACCCTCGCAGTGTTCAACCTGTTACCGGGGTTCCCGATGGACGGCGGTCGGGTGCTCCGGGCCCTCCTCGCCCGGAATCGCCCCTTCGCCCGCGCGACGCAACTCGCCGCCGAGGTGGGCAAGGCGGTCGCCATCCTCATGGGGCTCGTGGGGCTGTTCGGCGGCAACCTCATCCTCATCGCCATCGCCTTTTTCATCTACATTGGGGCCTCCGGCGAGAGCCGGCGAACGGTGATGAACGCCGCGTTCCAGGGCGTCACCGTCTCGGAGGTCATGACGGCCGCCGCGGACCTCGATACGGTCTTCGCGGACCAGTCGGTAGCCGAACTGGTCGAGGAGATGTTCCGCCACCGCCACACCGGCTTCCCGGTCGAACGCGACGACAGGATCGTCGGCATGGTGACCCTCGACGACGCCCGCCAGATCACGCCGGTCGAGCGCGACGCCTATCGCGTCGAGGACGTGATGTCGACCGAACTCTACACCATCCCCCGCTACAGCAACGCCATGGACGCCCTGGACACGATGCAGAGCAACGGCGTCGGACGGCTGCTCGTCGTCGACGAGAACGGCGCCGTGGTCGGCCTCATCTCGCGGACCGACGTCATGACCGCCTTCAACGTCATCACCTCGAGCGGGAACTCACTCGCCAGGCCCAGCGTCGACGAAGACGCCGGTGGACAGTCACTCTGA
- a CDS encoding HpcH/HpaI aldolase/citrate lyase family protein — translation MDATVDGNGLATAFDGETVALGLLDNTYNPTLVEFYGELGLDFVWIDLEHGGPDPWDGPTIANLLRAAERSGIEVLLRLPDTDPTLVRKALDLGVRNVFLPRVETASEVEAAVRSARFRYEKGPGDRGLAAPRARRWGQVEGYVETEDAETVVGTTIETVAAVENIDDILAVPELGFVFIGPLDLSVALGQPNELDHPDVAAAVETVREAAIDAGVPVGGLGFGMDDVNEKAANGYSLLNVGSTTGALKQTVTGWLEAFDERPRSE, via the coding sequence ATGGACGCAACCGTCGACGGAAACGGCCTCGCGACTGCTTTCGACGGCGAGACGGTCGCACTCGGGCTTCTCGACAACACGTACAACCCGACGCTCGTCGAGTTCTACGGCGAACTCGGCCTCGACTTCGTCTGGATCGACCTCGAACACGGTGGGCCGGATCCCTGGGACGGCCCCACGATAGCGAACCTGCTCCGGGCCGCGGAACGGAGTGGCATCGAGGTGCTCCTTCGATTACCCGATACGGACCCGACGCTGGTGCGAAAGGCCCTGGACCTGGGGGTCAGGAACGTCTTCCTCCCGCGGGTCGAGACCGCGAGCGAGGTCGAGGCCGCGGTTCGGTCGGCCCGGTTTCGGTACGAGAAGGGCCCGGGGGACCGAGGACTGGCCGCACCGCGGGCCCGGCGGTGGGGGCAGGTCGAGGGGTACGTCGAAACCGAAGACGCCGAGACGGTGGTGGGGACGACTATCGAGACTGTGGCGGCCGTCGAGAACATCGATGACATCCTCGCCGTCCCCGAACTCGGGTTCGTCTTCATCGGGCCGCTCGACCTCTCGGTCGCCCTCGGACAGCCGAACGAACTCGACCATCCCGACGTCGCTGCGGCGGTAGAGACGGTCCGAGAGGCCGCGATCGACGCTGGCGTCCCGGTCGGCGGCCTCGGGTTCGGGATGGACGACGTGAACGAGAAGGCGGCGAACGGATATTCGCTCCTGAACGTGGGCAGTACGACCGGGGCACTAAAGCAGACCGTCACGGGGTGGCTCGAGGCGTTCGACGAACGCCCTCGATCAGAGTGA
- a CDS encoding DUF5814 domain-containing protein yields MAITDKIYVKNHRQLASQLEVSFPKSAFNGATLDILFQGDLEKLDEASRERVLDFNQDFLDCTCDSNPYCGHPERKFIAYLLDLRAQGLDPESIVDVMSEDYMLYAYPGDLYSFLDDAVRTLEAVEELADVEGEAGAARRAGERKRELLR; encoded by the coding sequence GTGGCCATCACCGACAAGATCTACGTCAAGAACCACCGGCAGTTGGCCTCCCAACTCGAGGTGTCCTTCCCCAAGAGCGCCTTCAACGGCGCCACTCTCGACATCCTCTTCCAAGGCGACCTCGAGAAACTCGACGAGGCGTCCCGCGAACGCGTCCTCGATTTCAACCAGGACTTCCTGGATTGCACCTGCGATTCGAACCCCTACTGTGGGCACCCGGAGCGCAAGTTCATCGCCTATCTCCTCGACCTGCGCGCCCAGGGCCTCGATCCCGAGTCCATCGTGGACGTGATGTCAGAGGACTACATGCTGTACGCGTATCCGGGGGACCTCTACTCGTTCCTCGACGACGCGGTCCGCACGCTCGAGGCGGTCGAAGAACTGGCGGACGTCGAAGGAGAAGCCGGTGCCGCCAGACGGGCAGGGGAACGCAAACGGGAGTTGCTTCGCTGA
- a CDS encoding CopG family transcriptional regulator, whose translation MGNKNKTISFRVNEDAFEALRDIAEERDLSLSAVFRDYVDSLITHDGKIRVVPQDQAEAVDSEFPPKVMVPKSFVREHERLELEAKHLRAQLDEHKAYINALRERLDSDDDVEEVIHLDELDDELETNDPLDEQFTIG comes from the coding sequence ATGGGGAACAAGAACAAGACCATCTCCTTCCGGGTGAACGAGGACGCCTTCGAGGCGCTCCGTGACATCGCCGAGGAGCGCGACCTCTCGCTCTCTGCGGTCTTCCGCGACTACGTGGATTCGCTGATCACCCACGACGGGAAGATTCGGGTCGTGCCACAGGATCAGGCCGAGGCGGTCGACTCGGAGTTCCCGCCGAAGGTCATGGTCCCGAAGAGCTTCGTCCGGGAGCACGAGCGACTGGAACTGGAGGCCAAACACCTGCGCGCACAGCTCGACGAGCACAAGGCGTACATCAACGCCCTCCGGGAACGCCTCGATTCGGACGACGACGTCGAGGAGGTCATCCACCTCGACGAACTCGACGACGAACTCGAGACGAACGACCCGCTCGACGAACAGTTCACGATCGGCTGA
- a CDS encoding RPA family protein yields MSESQTPTREVARRVFAAEFNDATHTFKESDDERAPLYALLPTGERVNRVFLVGTLTETEDIGNENEYWRGRVVDPTGTFFVYAGQYQPEAATALRELETPTYVAVVGKPRTYETDDGSVNVSVRPESITAVGEATRNRWVVETAERTLDRLGRFDEEGNEYAEMARREYETDVNGYRDAVVEALESLEAEPGEDAAAETVS; encoded by the coding sequence ATGAGCGAGAGCCAGACCCCGACGCGCGAGGTCGCCCGCCGCGTCTTCGCCGCCGAATTCAACGACGCCACGCACACCTTCAAGGAATCCGACGACGAGCGTGCACCGCTGTACGCGCTGTTACCCACTGGCGAGCGCGTCAACCGCGTGTTCCTCGTCGGGACCCTCACCGAGACCGAGGACATCGGCAACGAGAACGAGTACTGGCGCGGTCGGGTCGTCGACCCGACGGGCACGTTCTTCGTGTACGCGGGCCAGTACCAGCCGGAAGCCGCGACCGCACTGCGCGAACTCGAGACGCCGACCTACGTCGCCGTCGTAGGAAAACCCCGGACCTACGAGACCGACGACGGGTCCGTCAACGTCTCCGTGCGGCCGGAGTCCATCACGGCGGTCGGGGAGGCGACCCGCAACCGCTGGGTCGTCGAGACCGCCGAGCGGACACTCGACCGGCTCGGCCGCTTCGACGAGGAGGGCAACGAGTACGCCGAGATGGCCCGTCGCGAGTACGAGACCGACGTGAACGGGTACCGCGACGCCGTCGTCGAGGCACTCGAGAGCCTCGAGGCGGAACCCGGCGAGGACGCCGCCGCAGAGACCGTGTCCTGA